From Canis lupus baileyi chromosome 16, mCanLup2.hap1, whole genome shotgun sequence, a single genomic window includes:
- the HROB gene encoding homologous recombination OB-fold protein isoform X1 encodes MACSLQKLFTVEEEFEDEDFLSAVEDAENQFAGSRPMNAGCLRPVSSRLQDTAQAQSSGQLPSCPTAPSEALGLSALGLHLPTSSVPRAIRSPPSIGTTPLRPVLTSSHQRRVTLTEGLKEPTRPQTSASHPLLTFESQQQVTGGFEGPEQDDFDEVLASMDLELGVHSEPTGILPTWCQEDSAVAKKARVADPSRSCPKKPMPATHMTGVMSAHNELPETVVHCRTPQLHLRSGATSNLPAPKAPGDPAQQPPWEACQKDLPLQAPQPPQSASGPIQSSLQNHFPGHSFQAPNAHLCGKSHFPGPRTPNSICSIPSRTISRSFPQSTLQPRAPASSVRCPVSTPRSPHSSLPPQAVLQSPIVTNHLVQLVTAANRTLQPPAHTKTRRFPGPAGILPHQHSGKNLEEIMVSTPQTPTHGALAKFRTEIVTTSQPSVEEDFGRGPWLAMKSALGLDERDPTCFLCAYSIVMVLRKAALKQLPRNKVPSMAVMIKSLSRSTVDASVVFKDPTGEMQGTVHRLLLETRQSELKPGSVLLLKQVGVFSPSLRNHYLNVTPNNLAHVYSPDSGDGNFLKPLQPFPEDPGSISGNLHHETAKSGKGFRTAQNTEAGASPEEEFPEADDLDGLLSELPEDFFCGTSSWDCPKAGHLP; translated from the exons ATG gcATGCAGTTTGCAGAAGCTGTTTACTGTGGAAGAGGAGTTTGAAGATGAG GACTTCTTGTCTGCCGTGGAGGATGCAGAGAACCAATTTGCTGGCTCACGGCCTATGAATGCTGGGTGCCTGAGACCTGTCTCTTCCAGGCTACAGGACACTGCACAGGCACAGTCTTCTGGGCAGTTGCCATCATGCCCCACTGCTCCTTCAGAGGCTTTAGGTCTGTCAGCCCTGGGACTCCATCTTCCTACCTCCAGCGTGCCCAGGGCCATCCGGAGTCCACCTTCCATAGGAACAACCCCCCTAAGACCTGTCTTGACTTCTAGCCATCAGAGACGAGTGACCCTGACAGAAGGGCTCAAAGAGCCAACCAGACCCCAGACCTCAGCCTCTCACCCCCTGCTCACATTTGAGAGTCAACAGCAGGTGACTGGTGGCTTTGAGGGGCCTGAACAAGATGACTTTGATGAGGTCCTGGCAAGCATGGACCTGGAGCTTGGAGTCCACAGTGAGCCCACAGGAATCTTGCCCACTTGGTGCCAGGAGGACTCAGCAGTGGCTAAAAAGGCCCGGGTAGCTGATCCAAGCAGGTCTTGCCCAAAGAAGCCCATGCCTGCCACCCACATGACTGGTGTCATGTCAGCCCACAATGAGCTTCCAGAAACTGTTGTTCACTGTAGGACTCCACAGCTCCACTTGAGATCTGGTGCCACAAGCAACCTTCCCGCCCCAAAGGCCCCAGGAGATCCTGCTCAGCAGCCCCCGTGGGAAGCCTGTCAGAAGGACCTCCCTCTTCAAGCACCACAGCCTCCCCAATCTGCTAGCGGGCCTATTCAGAGCAGCCTTCAAAACCATTTCCCTGGTCACTCATTCCAGGCTCCAAATGCCCACTTATGTGGCAAATCTCATTTTCCCGGACCACGGACTCCCAACTCCATCTGTTCTATTCCCTCAAGGACTATCTCTAGATCATTTCCTCAGAGCACCTTACAACCCCGAGCTCCAGCATCTTCTGTCAGGTGTCCTGTCAGCACCCCACGGAGCCCCcattcctccctgcctccccaggcagTCCTGCAGTCTCCCATAGTCACCAACCACCTGGTGCAGCTGGTCACTGCCGCCAACCGGACACTCCAGCCACCTGCCCACACCAAAACACGCCGCTTCCCCGGCCCGGCAGGTATCCTGCCTCACCAG CACAGTGGGAAGAATCTGGAGGAGATCATGGTTTCTACACCCCAGACTCCAACTCACGGTGCTCTGGCTAAATTCCGGACAGAG ATTGTTACTACTTCCCAGCCATCAGTGGAGGAGGATTTTGGGCGAGGGCCCTGGCTGGCCATGAAATCTGCTCTGGGCTTGGATGAGAGAGACCCTACCTGCTTCCTCTGTGCCTATAGCATCGTCATGGTGTTGAGGAAG GCAGCCCTGAAGCAGCTTCCCAGGAACAAGGTCCCCAGCATGGCAGTGATGATCAAGTCCCTGAGTCGGAGTACAGTGGATGCCAGTGTGGTGTTCAAGGACCCCACAG GAGAGATGCAGGGCACGGTGCACAGGTTGCTGCTCGAGACACGTCAGAGTGAGCTGAAGCCTGGTTCGGTGCTTCTGCTAAAGCAG GTGGGAGTGTTTTCTCCTTCGCTCCGAAATCACTACCTCAATGTGACGCCCAACAACCTAGCCCATGTTTACAGCCCAGATTCTGGGGATGGGAACTTTCTCAAGCCATTGCAGCCCTTCCCCGAG gacccaggaagcATCTCTGGCAACCTCCATCATGAGACTGCAAAGTCTGGAAAAGGCTTCAGAACAGCACAGAACACAGAGGCAGGGGCATCCCCTGAGGAAGAATTCCCAGAAGCGG ATGACCTGGATGGGCTCCTGAGTGAGCTCCCTGAAGACTTCTTCTGTGGGACCAGCAGTTGGGACTGCCCCAAGGCAGGGCACTTACCCTAA
- the HROB gene encoding homologous recombination OB-fold protein isoform X3: MACSLQKLFTVEEEFEDEDFLSAVEDAENQFAGSRPMNAGCLRPVSSRLQDTAQAQSSGQLPSCPTAPSEALGLSALGLHLPTSSVPRAIRSPPSIGTTPLRPVLTSSHQRRVTLTEGLKEPTRPQTSASHPLLTFESQQQVTGGFEGPEQDDFDEVLASMDLELGVHSEPTGILPTWCQEDSAVAKKARVADPSRSCPKKPMPATHMTGVMSAHNELPETVVHCRTPQLHLRSGATSNLPAPKAPGDPAQQPPWEACQKDLPLQAPQPPQSASGPIQSSLQNHFPGHSFQAPNAHLCGKSHFPGPRTPNSICSIPSRTISRSFPQSTLQPRAPASSVRCPVSTPRSPHSSLPPQAVLQSPIVTNHLVQLVTAANRTLQPPAHTKTRRFPGPAGILPHQHSGKNLEEIMVSTPQTPTHGALAKFRTEAALKQLPRNKVPSMAVMIKSLSRSTVDASVVFKDPTGEMQGTVHRLLLETRQSELKPGSVLLLKQVGVFSPSLRNHYLNVTPNNLAHVYSPDSGDGNFLKPLQPFPEDPGSISGNLHHETAKSGKGFRTAQNTEAGASPEEEFPEADDLDGLLSELPEDFFCGTSSWDCPKAGHLP; encoded by the exons ATG gcATGCAGTTTGCAGAAGCTGTTTACTGTGGAAGAGGAGTTTGAAGATGAG GACTTCTTGTCTGCCGTGGAGGATGCAGAGAACCAATTTGCTGGCTCACGGCCTATGAATGCTGGGTGCCTGAGACCTGTCTCTTCCAGGCTACAGGACACTGCACAGGCACAGTCTTCTGGGCAGTTGCCATCATGCCCCACTGCTCCTTCAGAGGCTTTAGGTCTGTCAGCCCTGGGACTCCATCTTCCTACCTCCAGCGTGCCCAGGGCCATCCGGAGTCCACCTTCCATAGGAACAACCCCCCTAAGACCTGTCTTGACTTCTAGCCATCAGAGACGAGTGACCCTGACAGAAGGGCTCAAAGAGCCAACCAGACCCCAGACCTCAGCCTCTCACCCCCTGCTCACATTTGAGAGTCAACAGCAGGTGACTGGTGGCTTTGAGGGGCCTGAACAAGATGACTTTGATGAGGTCCTGGCAAGCATGGACCTGGAGCTTGGAGTCCACAGTGAGCCCACAGGAATCTTGCCCACTTGGTGCCAGGAGGACTCAGCAGTGGCTAAAAAGGCCCGGGTAGCTGATCCAAGCAGGTCTTGCCCAAAGAAGCCCATGCCTGCCACCCACATGACTGGTGTCATGTCAGCCCACAATGAGCTTCCAGAAACTGTTGTTCACTGTAGGACTCCACAGCTCCACTTGAGATCTGGTGCCACAAGCAACCTTCCCGCCCCAAAGGCCCCAGGAGATCCTGCTCAGCAGCCCCCGTGGGAAGCCTGTCAGAAGGACCTCCCTCTTCAAGCACCACAGCCTCCCCAATCTGCTAGCGGGCCTATTCAGAGCAGCCTTCAAAACCATTTCCCTGGTCACTCATTCCAGGCTCCAAATGCCCACTTATGTGGCAAATCTCATTTTCCCGGACCACGGACTCCCAACTCCATCTGTTCTATTCCCTCAAGGACTATCTCTAGATCATTTCCTCAGAGCACCTTACAACCCCGAGCTCCAGCATCTTCTGTCAGGTGTCCTGTCAGCACCCCACGGAGCCCCcattcctccctgcctccccaggcagTCCTGCAGTCTCCCATAGTCACCAACCACCTGGTGCAGCTGGTCACTGCCGCCAACCGGACACTCCAGCCACCTGCCCACACCAAAACACGCCGCTTCCCCGGCCCGGCAGGTATCCTGCCTCACCAG CACAGTGGGAAGAATCTGGAGGAGATCATGGTTTCTACACCCCAGACTCCAACTCACGGTGCTCTGGCTAAATTCCGGACAGAG GCAGCCCTGAAGCAGCTTCCCAGGAACAAGGTCCCCAGCATGGCAGTGATGATCAAGTCCCTGAGTCGGAGTACAGTGGATGCCAGTGTGGTGTTCAAGGACCCCACAG GAGAGATGCAGGGCACGGTGCACAGGTTGCTGCTCGAGACACGTCAGAGTGAGCTGAAGCCTGGTTCGGTGCTTCTGCTAAAGCAG GTGGGAGTGTTTTCTCCTTCGCTCCGAAATCACTACCTCAATGTGACGCCCAACAACCTAGCCCATGTTTACAGCCCAGATTCTGGGGATGGGAACTTTCTCAAGCCATTGCAGCCCTTCCCCGAG gacccaggaagcATCTCTGGCAACCTCCATCATGAGACTGCAAAGTCTGGAAAAGGCTTCAGAACAGCACAGAACACAGAGGCAGGGGCATCCCCTGAGGAAGAATTCCCAGAAGCGG ATGACCTGGATGGGCTCCTGAGTGAGCTCCCTGAAGACTTCTTCTGTGGGACCAGCAGTTGGGACTGCCCCAAGGCAGGGCACTTACCCTAA
- the HROB gene encoding homologous recombination OB-fold protein isoform X2, producing MNAGCLRPVSSRLQDTAQAQSSGQLPSCPTAPSEALGLSALGLHLPTSSVPRAIRSPPSIGTTPLRPVLTSSHQRRVTLTEGLKEPTRPQTSASHPLLTFESQQQVTGGFEGPEQDDFDEVLASMDLELGVHSEPTGILPTWCQEDSAVAKKARVADPSRSCPKKPMPATHMTGVMSAHNELPETVVHCRTPQLHLRSGATSNLPAPKAPGDPAQQPPWEACQKDLPLQAPQPPQSASGPIQSSLQNHFPGHSFQAPNAHLCGKSHFPGPRTPNSICSIPSRTISRSFPQSTLQPRAPASSVRCPVSTPRSPHSSLPPQAVLQSPIVTNHLVQLVTAANRTLQPPAHTKTRRFPGPAGILPHQHSGKNLEEIMVSTPQTPTHGALAKFRTEIVTTSQPSVEEDFGRGPWLAMKSALGLDERDPTCFLCAYSIVMVLRKAALKQLPRNKVPSMAVMIKSLSRSTVDASVVFKDPTGEMQGTVHRLLLETRQSELKPGSVLLLKQVGVFSPSLRNHYLNVTPNNLAHVYSPDSGDGNFLKPLQPFPEDPGSISGNLHHETAKSGKGFRTAQNTEAGASPEEEFPEADDLDGLLSELPEDFFCGTSSWDCPKAGHLP from the exons ATGAATGCTGGGTGCCTGAGACCTGTCTCTTCCAGGCTACAGGACACTGCACAGGCACAGTCTTCTGGGCAGTTGCCATCATGCCCCACTGCTCCTTCAGAGGCTTTAGGTCTGTCAGCCCTGGGACTCCATCTTCCTACCTCCAGCGTGCCCAGGGCCATCCGGAGTCCACCTTCCATAGGAACAACCCCCCTAAGACCTGTCTTGACTTCTAGCCATCAGAGACGAGTGACCCTGACAGAAGGGCTCAAAGAGCCAACCAGACCCCAGACCTCAGCCTCTCACCCCCTGCTCACATTTGAGAGTCAACAGCAGGTGACTGGTGGCTTTGAGGGGCCTGAACAAGATGACTTTGATGAGGTCCTGGCAAGCATGGACCTGGAGCTTGGAGTCCACAGTGAGCCCACAGGAATCTTGCCCACTTGGTGCCAGGAGGACTCAGCAGTGGCTAAAAAGGCCCGGGTAGCTGATCCAAGCAGGTCTTGCCCAAAGAAGCCCATGCCTGCCACCCACATGACTGGTGTCATGTCAGCCCACAATGAGCTTCCAGAAACTGTTGTTCACTGTAGGACTCCACAGCTCCACTTGAGATCTGGTGCCACAAGCAACCTTCCCGCCCCAAAGGCCCCAGGAGATCCTGCTCAGCAGCCCCCGTGGGAAGCCTGTCAGAAGGACCTCCCTCTTCAAGCACCACAGCCTCCCCAATCTGCTAGCGGGCCTATTCAGAGCAGCCTTCAAAACCATTTCCCTGGTCACTCATTCCAGGCTCCAAATGCCCACTTATGTGGCAAATCTCATTTTCCCGGACCACGGACTCCCAACTCCATCTGTTCTATTCCCTCAAGGACTATCTCTAGATCATTTCCTCAGAGCACCTTACAACCCCGAGCTCCAGCATCTTCTGTCAGGTGTCCTGTCAGCACCCCACGGAGCCCCcattcctccctgcctccccaggcagTCCTGCAGTCTCCCATAGTCACCAACCACCTGGTGCAGCTGGTCACTGCCGCCAACCGGACACTCCAGCCACCTGCCCACACCAAAACACGCCGCTTCCCCGGCCCGGCAGGTATCCTGCCTCACCAG CACAGTGGGAAGAATCTGGAGGAGATCATGGTTTCTACACCCCAGACTCCAACTCACGGTGCTCTGGCTAAATTCCGGACAGAG ATTGTTACTACTTCCCAGCCATCAGTGGAGGAGGATTTTGGGCGAGGGCCCTGGCTGGCCATGAAATCTGCTCTGGGCTTGGATGAGAGAGACCCTACCTGCTTCCTCTGTGCCTATAGCATCGTCATGGTGTTGAGGAAG GCAGCCCTGAAGCAGCTTCCCAGGAACAAGGTCCCCAGCATGGCAGTGATGATCAAGTCCCTGAGTCGGAGTACAGTGGATGCCAGTGTGGTGTTCAAGGACCCCACAG GAGAGATGCAGGGCACGGTGCACAGGTTGCTGCTCGAGACACGTCAGAGTGAGCTGAAGCCTGGTTCGGTGCTTCTGCTAAAGCAG GTGGGAGTGTTTTCTCCTTCGCTCCGAAATCACTACCTCAATGTGACGCCCAACAACCTAGCCCATGTTTACAGCCCAGATTCTGGGGATGGGAACTTTCTCAAGCCATTGCAGCCCTTCCCCGAG gacccaggaagcATCTCTGGCAACCTCCATCATGAGACTGCAAAGTCTGGAAAAGGCTTCAGAACAGCACAGAACACAGAGGCAGGGGCATCCCCTGAGGAAGAATTCCCAGAAGCGG ATGACCTGGATGGGCTCCTGAGTGAGCTCCCTGAAGACTTCTTCTGTGGGACCAGCAGTTGGGACTGCCCCAAGGCAGGGCACTTACCCTAA